In Palaemon carinicauda isolate YSFRI2023 chromosome 28, ASM3689809v2, whole genome shotgun sequence, the sequence AGTGGGCTCTGGTTCTTCTCCTCTCTGACGTATAGTTTCAACAACAGTGGAATAATCTAGTCCACCAGCAACTCTTAGGATACCCACAGCCAAGTGCATGTCAAAAGCATAGCTGCAATtacaaataaatttcattattatacaGTACtagaaatcaaaaagaaaaaaaattacaaatctaaTATCTAACCAACTTCAAAATTAGTGTAAGAAACTAGTTAACAGTATTGAAGCATATAAAATGGAATAATAATGAACACTTACTGAATTGTATTGAAATAGCTGTTTAGTTCACTGAAAGGACAAGTTTGCCAATTAGTTTTGTAGCCCATTAGGACGGTGTTGGGATGGAGTTTTCCAAGGCCAACATTAGCCATAAGTGTTCTGGCTGCTAGTTCCATGGAAGGTCCATCAGCCAAAGAATAGAAAGCCCGAATTTTGTGGTTTGATAACCATCTGTTGGCATCTAGAGTCAGGTGAGCCCGGACTCTCTTTGATTGTTGATCCTGGAAAGAAATTCCATTAAAACCTTCTTATATGAAGCATTTCCTATTTAACAATAAGGACTCGGaaaagatatgtacagtatatccgaTAATTTTCATTATGCATAATAAAGCAATTAAGGTTTCTAAATCACAAATTTTCAAAATATGCAAGGTATATAGTGCAATATGCATTTGAATCTCCAACCAAATTTCTTAAGAAGTGATACGTATAAAGTTACTATACTGTAATTAAAATCTGAACAATGAACTCACCGGAAGGCATTGACCCGCTATAAGCAAGGACATATTTTTGGTGATGGCATTAGCAAAGTGAATAAGTGGAGGACGTGAAGAGGGGGCACCACTCAGTACCAACACCTGAGGACGGTATGTCTTGACATGTTCTTCAACGTTACTAAGAGCAGTAACAGAGTTAAGAGCTAAGGAATATGTCTGTGCCTGTGTTGAAGATCCCCAGTTCACATCTGATATCAAaggacagaaaattattttaaaaaagggTTTCTTAATTtacagaataatttttttctttcattcatagtGTGAACAGTGCAATGCAAAATTTCAAACATCCATTTACTCAACAATTGAAATACTTCCTGGAATGACTAGCTATCTAATGAATACTACTTCATTTGTGTAGGTTGTGTGCCAAAAGGAAAACCTACATCATGTTTCCTTGTAACataattactttattatatttCATCAGAACATGGATAAAATACAAACCTGGTTTTCTGTAGGCCACTATGACGTAAAGCAAAACGATGATCAGTACAGTCAGCAAGGCTGTCCACCATTGGATAAGGAACATAATGGCCGTACACATTATACCACCAGCCAAACTAAGCCACTTATTATAATACTGAAAAGAGAAGGAATTCCTTAAAACATAAGATGCTGATTTAGAAATTCTATcgctaaaataataaatgaatcttTCAATTTAAATGAAGTTTATATAGAAAaagaattaattataaaattatatcataGACAAGATGGCATTTTATCTTATAAAACAAAAGTCTAGAGTAATAAAAGAGGTGAAGTAGACAATGAAATATTCTTGATGTATATCAAATTAGATTTAGTATCAGGTTAatagtctaagagagagagagagacttatgaatgAATACAACAGGTTTCATTCCTGATACCTGTATTATTCAGGGGAAATGTCTAGCCATTTGTACCAAGTTAATTAAATACACACTACATTACTATAATACTGTATTTATGAATATCTGTATAGAAATACAAAGAGAGGAAGTCTTTAAACAGGTTAATAATAACATGTTAATACTTTGATGATATCACAATCAATTGCTAAAAATGACAGTCTTGTCTTCTAACGAGATTGCAAagataatttcaaaagaaaaaaaaacactaaatattaATCTCAAAATTGTTCTACTGTGTAATAACATAGCAcatggaaaataaatttatatttattcacaTCTACTTACAGATTTAGCTTAAATGGTCATTAAGTGATTCAAAACTGAAATCTACATACTCCAAAATCGTAAAATccaactttattctttttttcaaatataaccCCTTGGATTATAGTCAGTTGAATGCCCCACCAACTGCTACAGAAACCAACATTTCTCCCAATCTTTCTTTTAGTTTTACTATCATTCAAACTTCCATCCTCACCCTAAATGTAGGTCTCCAACCGGGAACTTTTTGTAACGAAGCATGGAACGTGGAGAAATTGATCAGCGCATACGCGGCCAGGAAGAAGTTTGTGATGATTGGTGCAATGGCATCTAAACGGGCTGGGGTTGGAAGAATGGACAAATAAAAATTTaatcaatagaaaaaaagacaaagtCATACTTGTTCAGAATCAAAAGGAAGTAAATTTTTCTAATCAGTGACAATCTactgataaaaaaaatggaatgctaaatgaaatatttgaaatattagtTGTTATTGCATACAGGTATAGTAACGTTACACAATCCTAAAATATACCCAAATACTAATTTATCTCCAATTACTGTAGTATATTTGGTGCCAAGATTTCCTTAGCACTGTTAAACCAAAACAGTATGTAATGGTGAAATGGTATTTTATTATCTTCTGTTTATATCAAAATCATAAAATAGTTTAACAACACTTTTATCAAAAGACAATGAAAAATACTAAACATAAAAGCCTTACCGATGAGTGTAAAAATGAGAATGATGAAAAATGCCAAAACGAATCCTCTGTATGGCTCATCATTTTTCCCATAGCCTTTGGCAAAGAATTCGATGTAAGGATACAGCTTATCCTTGCAGAGAGCCtgaaaaaaattatgaacattttCATATACTGGATATGGATATGTGCTCTGAGAACTAACAAGATTGAGATGATGAGATGGGATGAAGAACAGATGGTCAGAAAGGCAATAGTTATGGAAGTGGTAATACAGACCCATAGGATGATTATATGAGACCTTGAGCTCATGAAGAATCCAAGAATACATTGTATATCATAGAGGAAAAAAGTTTATGATGATACTGGTTTGCTGGTAGCTGATATTATATTTAATCACAGGGTAATTAATATTAGCAAAGTATTTCAAGATATAATTTATGATTAGAATTCTATTTAACAGCAATTACATATTTAAAAACTACAAAAATCAAGAGAGCAAAATGAAACCGGTTGTAGCTTATTTGGTCCTACCTGGAAGACTTTTGGGGCAGACACCAAGGAGGCCAGAGCTGATGATATGGTGGCTGCAAAACATCCGGCATAAATGAGAGGGCCAAAGATGGAAATCAGTTCCATGacctataaaagaaacacaggatttCCATTTTAATATGTAAAACTCGAATCTTCATGGAAGGTTAAGATAACTATGAACTGTATGCTTAAAAAGTTATCAGTTTTATGACCCATAAAAACCTAAACCACTCCTTAATGAAGTAAAGTAATCCTAAATATAAAGTATTATTACTATATTGTATATTATagtcattattagctaagctacaactctagttggaaaagagagatgcgataagggctccaacaaaagaaaatatagcccagtgaggaaggaaaataaggaaataaactacaagagaagtaataagcaattaaaataaaatattttaagaagagtaacaacattaaaacagatctttcatatttatAAGACAAAAAAGATATAtctgcctgttcaacaaaaaatggTCCTACCCTCaatgattaacaaataaaaataaacttacttGACTACTGTTTTGCAAGCCATATTCGCACGGCATCTCCTCGGTACAGTTGGTAAAGGACCAGTCTGCAACATGCGTAATATTTCCAGTAGCATCCCTCACTTCAACGGCACCACATAAGAGAATGAACAGCAGGTACGATAAGTAGGTGAGGATCACAGCTAGCAGAGTACCTTTAGGGATAGCATCTGAAGGGTCCTggcaatatggaaaaaaaaataagtcagaCAAAATTCCCTTCATCAAAGTTTGAATTGTTTTCCAAATTTGTGCCATATCAAGACTATGTTTGTTCTTAAAAAAGGAATCAAATTCATAAGACTGATATTTCATCAAACAAAGTACCTTGATATatttacctttaagtctccagaaATATTTGCTCCAGCAAGGATACCTGTGCAAGCTGGGAAGAAGACACTGAAAACTCCAAAGAAGGACATTTGAACGCCGACATCATCCTTACGGTAGTCAGCATAAAGATTATCCATGAGTACTGTTCCTGTTTTGGAGTAAAATAAACAAAACTTACATTAACAAACAAGTCAGTGGCCCAGAAGTGTGTTATGGTACGTACTTATGGTACTTCGTCACAACCAACATATTAAGACTATACAAATTAACATACTATCTAAAATTCAAAGGCTTCTCAAGATAACTGTCCCAATGCTTGCTATCTAGCATTAAATGCTCTGATTTGTATAGCTGTACTAAGCTGGCCTTATACTAGAAGTCAATCAATAGTTTAACTGATAGAGATAATACCAATGATTACTTTTCTCTTTCCAACGGCCAGTAGAACATATCGGTATGTACTATAATTTTAGATGACCTGAAAACCACtaagtaaattaatttctttttagtaATTACTTAATGAAACAAACAGAATCTAACATCGAAAAAAATATCAGCTAATGTCGTTCATAGTCAAAGAAGAAAGAGAATAACCATTATTATAATTGTTCTTACCATTAAACCCAACAAATCCCTTAGCTATTTCCTCCTCTGTAAGAGGACCCACTAAAGCGCCAATGACGAAATCTATGATTGCTACCAGTAGGACCAACAGTAATACTATTTGTgcctgcaataaaagaaaaaacaaattagaaTGAGCTTTGCCATCAAGATTATCCTTTTGCTTACATAGAATGGTCTACATCTGCGTTCAAGATATAGTCTGATATGCATTTACAAAAATGTTCAAGATACAATACAGATATATAAAAATAGAAGAGCTAATTGCCACATTTATGCACAAAATGCAGTATATGGCCCTTAGAAGTAATAGAACTATATTAAAGTTCCGTCACATAGTCTTATCAGCGAAATCTAAAATGAAAGAAAACGGACATTTGCTCTTAAGTAACTATCAAATCTTAAGTTCTGTTTGTTGCCTGTCAATCATCTTCCGGGGCATTTTCTGGCATCTACTTACCCTAGCTTCCCATTCCATTCCAATGACGCAGATGGCTGTCAAAACCACCAGCGTGATGCTCCCTATCAAACGGACATCATTGACACCTCCGTCAAATATCTGGACCTCGAAGGTGCGGAGGAGATCGTTCATAGACTCACAGAAACCTACGATGTACATAGATGCTGCGATGGCATTGGCCAGAGAGAAGATGAGCCCAATGGCACCACCGAATTCGGGACCCAGCGAACGACTGATCATGTAGTATGTTCCTCCTACAAtgcggaaaaaaaataattgaaggctTTATGCCTGGCTGGTTATTTTGGgttaattttttttcccttaaaatgTCAAATTTTTTTCGGTACACCAAACTAAATGTAAatcaaactaaagttaaatatctAATAGATGATTTTACTTTAATAGTGTGTCACTAACCTCTTTTGCAAACCTGAGTTTGAGGAAAACTcaaatttttctttcaaaattctgATGGTAAACTTTTTTTGGGGGATAGttgatatatatgaatgaaatcatAGAAGTTCACAGTAAGTATACcaggtattaaagaaaaaaattgtacgGACTACAGGACTCACATCaagcaaaaaactaaaattttaccatatctatctatctatctatctatctatctatatatatatatatatatatatatatatatatatatatatatatatatatatatatatacatagcctatatatacatatatatataaatatatatatatacatatatatacatatatatataaatttatatataaatttatatatatatatatatatatatatatatatatatatatatatatatatatacacatatacagtatatacacacacacacacatatactgtatatatatatatatattatatatatatatatatatatatatatatatatatatatatatatatacaaattttatatatatata encodes:
- the LOC137621555 gene encoding bumetanide-sensitive sodium-(potassium)-chloride cotransporter-like, yielding MDIDDNSDDKRHKFAVNRVGTVEQQEVDVEDIEDDRPISPDDRCGTPNQMSPLHSDTPTHPSLSYSTFRSLRQMTREALPRLDHYRNLASIVRSPGNVGQRPTLDDLHQPQMDKHMLVKQASVREEPQSLENKFGWIKGVFVRCLLNIWGVILFLRLSWVTGQAGILQGMAIVTCGNVVTTISALSMSAISTNGQIKGGGTYYMISRSLGPEFGGAIGLIFSLANAIAASMYIVGFCESMNDLLRTFEVQIFDGGVNDVRLIGSITLVVLTAICVIGMEWEARAQIVLLLVLLVAIIDFVIGALVGPLTEEEIAKGFVGFNGTVLMDNLYADYRKDDVGVQMSFFGVFSVFFPACTGILAGANISGDLKDPSDAIPKGTLLAVILTYLSYLLFILLCGAVEVRDATGNITHVADWSFTNCTEEMPCEYGLQNSSQVMELISIFGPLIYAGCFAATISSALASLVSAPKVFQALCKDKLYPYIEFFAKGYGKNDEPYRGFVLAFFIILIFTLIARLDAIAPIITNFFLAAYALINFSTFHASLQKVPGWRPTFRYYNKWLSLAGGIMCTAIMFLIQWWTALLTVLIIVLLYVIVAYRKPDVNWGSSTQAQTYSLALNSVTALSNVEEHVKTYRPQVLVLSGAPSSRPPLIHFANAITKNMSLLIAGQCLPDQQSKRVRAHLTLDANRWLSNHKIRAFYSLADGPSMELAARTLMANVGLGKLHPNTVLMGYKTNWQTCPFSELNSYFNTIHYAFDMHLAVGILRVAGGLDYSTVVETIRQRGEEPEPTPLSATNPGGNNDNNPGFQASYHPSSTSLATSYAPDDEPSSGGLGLKIGKNKKEIEYTNPAGEIVPPQIVDAMLRFTRKQPKGSIDVWWLFDDGGLTLLLPYILTTRSNWSQCSLRVFCLANKKDDLQTEQLKMAELLCKFRIDFSDVVMVPDVQKKPRDESLTEFNNLISKFEVIPEDENEEVERENKEGCITESELVALREKTNRHIRLRELLMQHSKQASMIVMTLPMPVVGTVSAPLYMAWLETLTKDMPPFLLLRGNQSSVLTFYS